One Rhipicephalus microplus isolate Deutch F79 chromosome 4, USDA_Rmic, whole genome shotgun sequence genomic window carries:
- the LOC142813916 gene encoding uncharacterized protein LOC142813916: MLQLRSNWSREAAVLGAIAQIQAIRETVTAGNTEHYISVPQPTAINVRSLERCPVRADEEQAGEGFTLDFPARGYHLHGQSETTPFAERTGSMPIPGSTEDVGAMRTTSAFAQSLKNFTGTEHKRKKLEVVLTPFSGILVECPGRTNIL, encoded by the exons ATGCTACAATTGCGGTCAAACTGGTCACGTGAGGCGGCAGTGCTTGGCGCGATAGCGCAAATACAGGCCATTCGAGAAACTGTTACGGCCGGCAACACTGAACACTATATCAGTGTGCCGCAGCCCACGGCAATCAATGTCAGGAGCTTGGAACGCTGCCCGGTACGTGCGGACGAGGAGCAAGCCG GCGAGGGCTTCACGCTCGACTTTCCAGCAAGAGGCTACCACCTTCACGGACAGTCAGAGACAACGCCCTTTGCGGAGAGAACTGGCTCCATGCCGATACCAGGAAGCACGGAAGACGTGGGAGCCATGCGAACCACGTCAGCCTTCGCGCAGTCCCTCAAGAATTTCACGGGCACAGAACACAAGCGGAAGAAGCTGGAGGTCGTGCTCACACCGTTCTCGGGAATACTCGTAGAATGTCCCGGGAGGACCAACATCTTATAG